ATCCAATGGCACGAGCGAGCGAGTTCATGGAAGGCGGGCAGCGCAAGGAACAGAAAGGGGTAAAAGACAAGGGTCGGCCAGAGAGTtaccgagggcggcggcggcgacaggcgcGCGGCGGGCTAGCGAGAGGAGCCGAGCTGGACGGCCGGCGGTCGGGGTGAGGGGCCTCACGGAGGAGGGGCGGGAGGCGGGGAGACGGAGGGTTGGGGTCCGGGTGGGAaccagggcggcggcgacggcgacatccatatTTGTCGTCGGCCGTCGTGGAGAGCTGGGACGGGGATGGAAATTGGATCGGTTGACGAGGATAATGGTGGCGACTTTGGGTTGGGCCGGGCCGAGTTTCCTGGATGTTGCCATGCCAAAAACGGAACCAGGGCCCATTCGACCAGGTCAGTTGAACTGACTGCCTCAAAAAAAACAACAGTTGAACTGACTGCCTATACATGTACAGTACAATTTTCTccaaataataacaataataataataataatatacacTTCCAGAAGGACCAGGTCACCTTTTATTGTAGTACTTGGGAAAGTGCTCCCATGTTTTACACACATGTCATGGACTGGTTGCATTGATCGGTACAAGTATACAAACACAAAAACTAAGATAGCTGCTTGACAGCATTTCATCATCAGTACTAAGGAAACAAATAGCTACATACTGCTACCCCGACTCCTATAACTCCCATCATCTCGACCGTGCTAGAAGGGATTTGCGCGGCTTGAGATGAAGCAGCCGTCGATCAACCTATCCTTTGTCGTGCCGTGCAACATGCTTCCCTTCCCTCTGACTCGGATTCTGCCGGCCGTTCCGGCGTTCCTTCTCACCGGACAATCTTTCCTGACATATGTGTTTTCCACCTTCAGAAGAGCACGGAACCGCCCACAACAAGTCACCTGCAAATAAACAGCTTGAGAGTTGAGTACATAGTCATATTCAAAGTTTCAAACGCTCCAGTCCAAGGATGGCTACTTCAGTTTCTTGCTCAAACATTGATGGGCTGACACAAGCAACTGAGACAAAGCAAAACGCACTGACACGGCATGCATGATTGATTGGCAGGAGATTCGCCCGGACCAGCCCAGCCCGTAGAGAAACACAGACCCGTCTTGCTTGCCTTCGTCCGAGGAATCACCTGCAGGGATCGCTTCCTACTCGAATTCGGCCGCGACAAGAGAGAGCAGCGACGCTCGCTGTCTTGATCATCACGGCCGTGCTCGAGACACGGGAGCCACATGAGACTCCACGCGGCTCGAGGGGAAGCAAACGTGTGCCCATCCATCCTCTGCGTGCTGCCGGGCATGCTTCTTTCAGCTCAGATTCTGCTCTTCATTTTtgcaaaatattccaaaaagatcACAAAACCGCGACAAATCACCTGCAAAGAAACAAAGCAAAAGCTTAGGTACATAAGCTGGGAAATCTTCAGGGTGACAACATACACAAGTGTCCCCCCTCAAGTTGTTAGAGACCAGGGGCCTTCTAAATTCTACCACCTCTGTTTctaaactgccaaaacgtcttgCACTTAGAAACAGAGGGTGCCTAATGTGAATGTTAATAGCCCCTTGATATAATGGATCATGCTCAAAACTCCATAGTTAACTTTAGTAGAAACAACTACTAATGCTCCCAACATACATCACCAACCAACATCTCTTTAATCTGATGCTTAACTAACCCCAACTTTAGTAAAACAGCTACTCCCAACCAACATCTCTTCAATCTGATGCTTAACTAACCCCCAACGTTTCTTAAAAAAAGCAACAGAAAAATCATCCAGCCCTGGTGTTAAACTGGTTTTCAAACTCCTTATAACATGTCAATCTCATATAATGAACGAGGTTGGAGCAGTAAATCCTAAATAGTTGAATAGGAGATCCCCACTAatctatttctctcaacatgcaaacatgcatgtgAAAAGATTTTCCATTCTTCTATGCTACTTGTGTCCAATAAATATTTTACAAAACTATACAATAATCAAATACAATAAATCATTTGTATTTTCAGTTTTGATACTGATATTATTAAGCCAAATACTCATGTTACAATCAAACATCGTTGAAACATATTGCAACCAGTATCCGCATCAATGTGCGGGGTATCATCCAGTTATTATCAATGTGAGACACAATTTGCACAGGCAGCCAGGCTCCTCTTTTTTCTTAGTTTAAGCACTCATTTCCTGTGATATCTTCACCTTCCGTGCAACAATGAATGAGTTGAACACCTCATCGCCTGCAGGGTGGTGCACGGCCAGCACTTGGAACCCGCCACGCCCGATATCGTCCAGCTCCACTACAGGATACAGGAACGCTCGCGCCCCGTGGGCGCTTCGCGCGACGAGCACCGCCCCATCTGCCATGTGCTTCCCCAAGTGCGCGATGGCGTCGGCCTTCTCCTCGGACGTCATTCCCACGAGCGCCGCCAGGAAGACCACATCATACGCGCCGAGCTCAGCCGTGAGGTCCGCGACTTCGGCCGTGTGGAACGCCATGCGCGCGCGCACGCCCTCGTCCGCCGCGCCGACCAGCTTCCTCGCCCGGCCATTGGCCACGCTGCACCGGTCGTAGTTGTCGAACCGGGTGTCCGGCAGGTGGTACGTCGCGAGGAAGAGGGAGCTGAACGGCAGCGGTCCCGACCCGATGAACGCCACGTGGGCCGGGGCTGCCACGTGACCGGACAGAAGATCGTGCTCGAGCTTGCTCAGGTTGATGTAGTTGTCAAAGTAAGGGAAGCGGCCGAGGTGGTCGAGCGGGTTGTCCAAGGCGGTGAGCATGTCGGAGTAGTGCGCCTCGAGCAGCCCCTCGGCGGCCGAGCAGAGGCGGATGAGGTCCTGCCGCATCTCCTGTGCCTCCGGGCCGAGCTTGGTCACGTCCACCGGGCTCGACGGGACGCACGCCGCGACCAGCTCAGTGAAGAGCGCGTCGACTTCGGGGGACGGGCTTAGCGACGGGAGCTTGGAGATGGCGGCGTGGAGGCCGGTGATCTTCTCGACCAGAGCAGCCACCTCGCTGTTTTCGGCCTCCATGTCACTTGACTGCCAAGTAGGTATGGCTGGTGTTGTAGTGCTGTTCTGAAAAACAAATGTAGGCTGTAGTGCTATGATGGAGCTGATGCTTGATATAATACGAAGGAAAAAAAAATCAATGGAATTGCAATTGATTGAGCAGTTCGATGAGCTGTGGAGAGTGAGGGGTGGTATGTAGCATGGAAATCGTATGCGTGGCGCGCTTCATGCTTGCACAGACGTGACGGCCTGCTTCGTGCCTCTAATTTCCGACATGCGGCATTGCATCTTGCTGACCAGCTCATGATTTGGTAGCTAGCTTGACGATATACTAAATTTGGAATGAGGGGATAGGTGGGTAAATTTAGTCTCTGGCATGTGCCTACGAGCCAACCTCTGTTGAATATTCACTCGGAtctgaagaaaaatggcagaatAGAGTTGTTCTTTACTAAGATCTACCTAAGTTGAATGTGATTTTCTTTTGTCTAAATCAGTAGATCTAAGCTTAGTCTCTATGTAAATCTCAGTATAGAGACAGTGGACGGTGGGAAACCGACTG
This region of Triticum aestivum cultivar Chinese Spring chromosome 2D, IWGSC CS RefSeq v2.1, whole genome shotgun sequence genomic DNA includes:
- the LOC123051093 gene encoding nicotianamine synthase-like 5 protein, which gives rise to MEAENSEVAALVEKITGLHAAISKLPSLSPSPEVDALFTELVAACVPSSPVDVTKLGPEAQEMRQDLIRLCSAAEGLLEAHYSDMLTALDNPLDHLGRFPYFDNYINLSKLEHDLLSGHVAAPAHVAFIGSGPLPFSSLFLATYHLPDTRFDNYDRCSVANGRARKLVGAADEGVRARMAFHTAEVADLTAELGAYDVVFLAALVGMTSEEKADAIAHLGKHMADGAVLVARSAHGARAFLYPVVELDDIGRGGFQVLAVHHPAGDEVFNSFIVARKVKISQEMSA